The following are encoded together in the Capsulimonas corticalis genome:
- the tuf gene encoding elongation factor Tu: MAKAKFDRSKPHVNIGTIGHVDHGKTSLTAAITNVLAKTGGAIAKAYDQIDAAPEEKARGITINTAHVEYETTARHYAHVDCPGHADYIKNMITGAAQMDGAILVVSAADGPMPQTREHILLARQVGVPSIVVFLNKADMVDDAELIELVEMEVRELLSKYDFPGDDTPIIVGSAVKALEGDQSEIGEPAVLKLMAAVDAFIPTPERDVDKPFLMPVEDTMTITGRGTVATGRVERGVLKAGEPLEIVGIRETTKNTVATSMEMFRKILDTVQAGDNAGILLRGVERKDIERGQVLAKPGSIKPHTKFTGEVYILSKDEGGRHTPFFKGYRPQFYFRTTDVTGSLELPDGVEMVMPGDNVSITGTLIAPIAMEEGLRFAIREGGHTVGAGVVSKIIE; the protein is encoded by the coding sequence ATGGCGAAGGCAAAGTTTGACCGCAGCAAGCCCCACGTAAATATCGGGACCATCGGTCATGTCGACCACGGCAAGACGTCCCTGACCGCGGCTATCACTAATGTTCTGGCCAAGACCGGCGGAGCGATCGCGAAGGCGTATGACCAGATCGACGCCGCTCCCGAAGAGAAGGCTCGCGGTATTACCATTAACACCGCGCACGTCGAGTACGAGACCACCGCGCGTCACTACGCGCACGTCGACTGCCCGGGACACGCCGACTACATCAAGAACATGATCACCGGCGCCGCGCAGATGGACGGAGCGATCCTGGTCGTCTCCGCCGCCGACGGCCCAATGCCCCAGACCCGCGAGCACATCCTGCTTGCCCGTCAGGTCGGCGTTCCTTCGATCGTCGTCTTCCTGAACAAGGCGGACATGGTCGACGACGCGGAGCTGATCGAACTGGTTGAGATGGAAGTGCGCGAGCTTCTGAGCAAGTACGACTTCCCTGGCGACGACACCCCGATCATCGTCGGTTCGGCGGTCAAGGCGCTGGAAGGCGATCAGTCGGAGATCGGCGAGCCCGCCGTCCTGAAGCTGATGGCGGCGGTGGACGCGTTCATCCCGACGCCGGAGCGCGACGTGGACAAGCCGTTCCTGATGCCGGTTGAGGACACGATGACGATCACGGGCCGCGGTACGGTTGCGACCGGTCGCGTCGAGCGCGGCGTTCTGAAGGCGGGCGAGCCTTTGGAGATCGTCGGCATCCGGGAGACGACCAAGAACACGGTCGCGACGTCGATGGAAATGTTCCGCAAGATCCTGGACACGGTTCAGGCGGGCGACAACGCGGGCATCCTGCTTCGCGGTGTTGAGCGCAAGGACATCGAGCGTGGTCAGGTCCTGGCGAAGCCGGGTTCGATCAAGCCGCACACGAAGTTCACGGGCGAGGTCTATATCCTGAGCAAGGACGAAGGCGGCCGCCACACGCCGTTCTTCAAGGGCTATCGTCCTCAGTTCTACTTCCGCACCACGGACGTGACGGGCAGCCTGGAGCTTCCGGACGGCGTGGAGATGGTTATGCCGGGCGATAACGTCTCGATCACGGGCACTCTGATCGCCCCGATCGCGATGGAGGAAGGCCTGCGCTTCGCGATCCGCGAAGGCGGTCACACCGTCGGCGCCGGCGTCGTCAGCAAGATCATTGAATAG
- a CDS encoding CoA-binding protein, with protein sequence MNTIEEIDSILTSHTFAVAGASRNPEKYGSMVFHALKNDGKSVYPINPNAADIDGVPCYPSLSEAPADAEVAVFITPPPVTEAGVAEALARGIGKIWMQPGAESPKAIALCEEANATAVAGGPCILVMLKTRKH encoded by the coding sequence ATGAACACCATCGAAGAAATCGACAGCATTCTGACGTCGCACACGTTCGCGGTGGCCGGAGCCTCACGCAATCCCGAGAAGTACGGCAGCATGGTCTTTCATGCGCTGAAAAACGACGGCAAAAGCGTGTATCCTATCAATCCTAACGCTGCGGACATCGACGGAGTTCCCTGCTACCCCAGCCTCTCCGAGGCGCCGGCGGACGCGGAAGTCGCGGTGTTCATCACGCCTCCCCCAGTGACCGAAGCGGGCGTGGCGGAAGCCCTGGCGCGCGGAATTGGCAAGATCTGGATGCAGCCCGGCGCGGAATCTCCGAAGGCGATCGCGCTGTGCGAAGAGGCCAACGCGACAGCCGTCGCGGGCGGCCCCTGCATTCTAGTGATGCTCAAAACACGCAAACATTAA
- a CDS encoding alpha/beta hydrolase family protein yields MASQYLLEADWAGDDLPCLTIAPEPFGSELPPVLLLHGLGGRKENQLMAGYSFARAGFRGVAFDLAMHGERERAEDRERLLQGDYAAAMFEIVAQSVRDVSRVIDWLGVDSIALHAVSLGGIVAFAAMLGEPRISTASIAMGTPDWLGMLEPHGVIEGHPLYPLASSLSPLELAHKIPPSALLMLHGDEDDVIPISGVRKLQSRLQESYRETPERLDLVVYREHGHKYTDDMLKRSIAWTQKFH; encoded by the coding sequence ATGGCAAGCCAATACCTGCTGGAAGCCGACTGGGCGGGGGATGACCTGCCGTGCCTGACAATCGCGCCGGAGCCGTTCGGCTCGGAGCTGCCGCCCGTGCTGCTGCTGCATGGGCTGGGCGGGCGCAAAGAGAACCAGCTGATGGCGGGATATTCGTTCGCCCGCGCCGGATTTCGCGGCGTCGCGTTCGATCTGGCGATGCATGGCGAACGGGAGCGCGCCGAGGACCGGGAGCGCTTGCTTCAGGGCGACTACGCCGCCGCCATGTTTGAGATCGTCGCGCAGAGCGTGCGGGATGTCTCCCGTGTGATCGATTGGCTCGGCGTTGATTCCATCGCGCTGCACGCCGTCTCGCTGGGCGGAATTGTCGCCTTCGCCGCCATGCTCGGCGAGCCGCGCATCTCCACAGCCTCCATCGCGATGGGCACGCCCGACTGGCTCGGAATGCTGGAGCCGCACGGCGTGATCGAAGGGCATCCCTTGTATCCGCTGGCGTCATCGCTGAGTCCGCTGGAGCTCGCGCACAAGATCCCGCCGTCCGCGCTGCTCATGCTGCATGGGGATGAAGACGACGTGATCCCCATCAGCGGCGTGCGGAAATTGCAGAGCCGCCTGCAAGAGAGTTATCGTGAGACGCCGGAACGGCTGGATTTGGTCGTCTACCGCGAGCACGGACACAAATACACGGACGATATGCTGAAGCGCAGCATCGCCTGGACGCAGAAGTTTCATTAA
- a CDS encoding DUF4397 domain-containing protein, protein MSLTALSALVLMVSSAGCRRHRSVNLEDGAAVRIINAVSGSEELTLSVNDRDAWHGNRFRSTSGYRGTEPGNYSISMATNAAQAGTSSSVPIRLEKGGVYTVVAVDPKHDGDPLRTLIWKEDRGTPVPQDQARVLFVHAGPDLGPLAFLVNNIVAADATRFAHKSDPMLLNAGTYSFKVIAAESDDVRPVIGPVDVRLEGGRSYTIIAMGRKSTNSLALEAYSDRF, encoded by the coding sequence ATGTCGCTCACGGCTTTGAGCGCTCTTGTGTTGATGGTGAGCTCCGCGGGATGCCGCCGCCACCGGTCCGTCAATCTGGAGGACGGCGCGGCCGTGCGGATCATCAACGCGGTGTCGGGGTCGGAGGAGCTGACGCTGTCGGTGAACGATCGGGACGCCTGGCATGGGAACCGTTTCCGGAGCACATCCGGATACCGGGGAACGGAGCCGGGCAATTACTCCATCTCCATGGCGACCAACGCCGCTCAGGCCGGGACAAGCTCCAGCGTTCCGATTCGATTGGAAAAGGGCGGCGTGTATACGGTCGTTGCGGTCGATCCCAAGCACGACGGCGATCCGCTCCGCACGCTGATCTGGAAAGAGGATCGCGGGACTCCGGTCCCGCAGGATCAGGCGCGCGTGCTGTTTGTCCACGCCGGTCCGGATCTCGGCCCGCTGGCGTTTCTCGTCAACAACATCGTCGCCGCCGACGCCACGCGCTTCGCGCACAAGAGCGACCCGATGCTGCTGAACGCGGGAACATATTCCTTCAAAGTCATCGCCGCCGAGAGCGACGATGTGCGCCCCGTGATCGGCCCCGTTGATGTCCGTCTCGAGGGCGGTCGCTCGTACACGATCATCGCGATGGGGCGAAAATCTACCAATTCGCTGGCTCTAGAAGCTTACAGCGACCGCTTCTAA
- the rpmG gene encoding 50S ribosomal protein L33, with translation MANEARVIVNLACTECKERTYATTKNKRKHPERLELNKFCPRCRAHKLHREAK, from the coding sequence ATGGCAAACGAAGCACGAGTGATAGTCAACTTGGCGTGTACGGAGTGCAAAGAGCGCACCTACGCCACCACGAAGAACAAGCGCAAGCATCCTGAGCGCCTGGAACTGAATAAGTTCTGCCCCCGCTGCCGCGCCCACAAGCTTCATCGCGAAGCGAAATAG
- a CDS encoding sensor histidine kinase has protein sequence MQDLAGAWLLAARKHDAWRINRYLWLCLLFVGGSLGVQYRHYTPAVRSDLVCVFICAVVCVGLRSYCGYRSKAGTTGQWGWAFTCVDIILIAIVVRLTGGLHSDLWLIYFLLLVTETLSDSVKAELLLTCLVGVGYTWAVWPLTAPLSFTTHLFFLFVTGAVARRLHGGAEARARQVSRLREELSLEREKGRVAREIHDGVGREIVNAILGLEVAKRVAEKDPASAGPMIGENIGLLRSAMEDTRQLIFETNPWTLEAGDGAGFCGRLSTYARRFADRTGVQVHVECDTVADQLAPRSQFLMLRIIQEALNNAAKHANASSVVISLALNGSTLTARVADDGVGFDTSNSEASGMGLQSMRDRARDLGGVIRIASEVSSGTTVTLSVPIA, from the coding sequence ATGCAAGATCTGGCCGGCGCATGGTTACTCGCGGCCCGCAAGCACGACGCGTGGCGGATCAATCGGTACCTCTGGCTGTGCCTGCTCTTTGTCGGCGGCTCGCTGGGAGTTCAGTATCGCCACTACACGCCGGCGGTGCGCTCGGATCTGGTGTGCGTGTTTATCTGCGCGGTGGTCTGTGTCGGGCTGCGATCTTATTGCGGCTATCGCAGCAAGGCGGGGACGACGGGGCAATGGGGGTGGGCGTTCACCTGCGTGGATATCATCCTGATTGCTATTGTGGTGCGGCTGACCGGCGGCCTGCATTCCGATCTCTGGCTGATTTATTTTTTACTGCTGGTGACGGAGACGCTGAGCGATTCCGTCAAGGCCGAACTGCTGCTGACGTGTTTGGTGGGGGTGGGGTATACCTGGGCGGTGTGGCCGCTCACGGCGCCGCTTTCCTTCACCACGCATCTGTTCTTCTTGTTTGTGACGGGAGCGGTGGCGCGCCGTCTGCACGGCGGGGCCGAGGCGCGGGCGCGGCAGGTGTCGCGGCTGCGCGAGGAGCTCAGCCTGGAGCGCGAAAAGGGCAGGGTGGCGCGGGAGATCCATGACGGCGTTGGGCGCGAGATCGTCAATGCGATTTTAGGGCTGGAAGTGGCGAAGCGCGTGGCCGAGAAAGACCCCGCCTCGGCGGGGCCGATGATCGGGGAGAATATCGGCCTGCTCCGGTCGGCGATGGAGGATACGCGCCAGCTGATCTTTGAGACGAACCCATGGACGCTGGAGGCGGGGGACGGCGCGGGCTTCTGCGGCCGGTTATCGACTTATGCGCGCCGTTTCGCCGACCGGACCGGCGTTCAGGTGCATGTGGAGTGCGATACGGTCGCGGACCAACTGGCGCCCAGATCGCAGTTTTTGATGCTTCGCATCATTCAGGAGGCGCTCAATAACGCCGCGAAGCACGCAAACGCCTCCAGTGTGGTAATATCTCTCGCGTTGAACGGTTCGACACTGACGGCGCGCGTCGCGGACGACGGCGTTGGGTTCGATACATCGAACAGCGAGGCGTCCGGAATGGGCCTGCAATCCATGCGGGACAGAGCGCGGGACCTGGGCGGCGTGATTCGTATCGCCAGCGAGGTTTCCAGCGGCACGACTGTCACGCTCTCCGTGCCGATCGCATAG
- a CDS encoding ParB/RepB/Spo0J family partition protein: MTNVQNVPLDQILTNEGQPRKSFYQESLEELAASIKERGVLEPIVVRPFKGPDGSDKFQIVMGERRYRASRLAGMATIPAVIKEMSDEDAQADALLENFQREDLNPIEKARAIQGLLTFMSWEKCGKTLGVSETTLRRSLELLELPLFVQNELAMRAIPGQVVLSEGHARAMAALNHDPATQKRLVEKIKTEKLNLGDTEKVIDAINKYPEKREAFLRVPIQITDQLLKTMGVRAEKAKPYKPQTAEQHMKAIDKIGTQLNDLLDERVIEYLSAVQMNQMLATCAELQRGLDEFNRKVRLALKSKDFGFQETYIHCPLCGRVELVGSQRCSVCWSILRRCYDCGNYDRAAEKCGVTSAQIYVAEAENPKEYSKSYKCPDYKPKYDAQAVKTLKVAA; encoded by the coding sequence ATGACTAACGTTCAGAATGTTCCGCTGGATCAGATCCTTACCAACGAGGGACAGCCGCGGAAGTCCTTTTATCAAGAGAGCCTGGAAGAGCTCGCCGCCTCCATCAAAGAGCGCGGCGTGCTGGAGCCGATTGTCGTCCGCCCGTTCAAAGGGCCGGATGGATCGGACAAGTTCCAGATCGTGATGGGCGAACGCCGCTACCGCGCCTCGCGGCTGGCGGGAATGGCGACCATTCCCGCCGTTATCAAGGAGATGAGCGACGAGGACGCCCAGGCCGACGCCCTGCTGGAGAACTTCCAGCGCGAGGACCTGAACCCAATCGAAAAAGCGCGCGCCATTCAGGGCCTGCTGACGTTTATGTCGTGGGAAAAGTGCGGCAAGACGCTGGGCGTCTCCGAGACGACTCTGCGCCGATCTCTGGAGCTTCTGGAGCTTCCCCTCTTCGTACAAAACGAGCTGGCGATGCGCGCGATCCCCGGACAGGTCGTCCTCTCCGAAGGCCACGCCCGGGCAATGGCGGCCCTGAACCACGATCCCGCGACTCAGAAGCGCCTTGTCGAGAAGATCAAAACCGAAAAGCTCAACCTCGGCGATACGGAGAAAGTGATCGACGCGATCAACAAGTACCCCGAAAAGCGCGAGGCGTTCCTGCGCGTCCCGATCCAGATCACCGATCAGTTGCTCAAAACCATGGGCGTCCGCGCCGAGAAAGCGAAGCCGTACAAGCCGCAGACCGCCGAGCAGCATATGAAGGCGATCGACAAGATCGGCACACAGCTCAACGACCTGCTCGACGAGCGCGTGATAGAATACCTTTCCGCCGTGCAGATGAACCAGATGCTCGCCACCTGCGCCGAGCTCCAGCGCGGTCTGGACGAGTTCAACCGCAAAGTCCGTCTCGCGCTCAAGTCCAAGGATTTCGGCTTCCAGGAGACCTATATTCACTGCCCCCTGTGCGGCCGCGTCGAACTCGTCGGCAGCCAGCGCTGCTCCGTCTGCTGGTCCATCCTGCGCCGCTGCTACGACTGCGGCAACTACGACCGCGCCGCCGAAAAGTGCGGCGTCACCAGCGCGCAGATCTATGTGGCGGAGGCGGAGAATCCGAAGGAGTACTCCAAGAGCTACAAATGCCCGGATTACAAACCCAAGTACGACGCGCAGGCGGTAAAGACGCTGAAGGTGGCGGCGTAG
- a CDS encoding response regulator transcription factor, which produces MSRPIRLLIAEDERLTRENLARLLALEDDIEIVGTAADGEEAVGLVRQRQPHVLLTDIQMPRRTGVEVIQALKPELPDLGIVVLTIYHDDAHVFAAVKAGAMGYVLKDGPLDDTLAAIRAVARGEALLHPSIAARVLSEFNRIRTAPEPDSRFTELTERELEVLKTLATGKRNKEIADSLFIAEKTVKNHVSAILWKLQVNTRAEAALLAARQGFA; this is translated from the coding sequence ATGTCCAGACCGATTCGCCTGCTGATCGCGGAAGATGAACGTCTCACGCGGGAGAACCTGGCGAGGCTTCTCGCGCTGGAAGACGATATTGAAATTGTTGGGACCGCCGCCGACGGCGAGGAGGCGGTAGGGCTGGTGCGCCAGCGCCAGCCGCATGTGCTGCTGACCGATATTCAGATGCCGCGCCGGACGGGCGTCGAGGTCATTCAAGCGCTGAAGCCCGAGCTGCCGGATCTGGGGATCGTCGTCCTGACGATCTATCACGACGACGCGCATGTCTTCGCCGCCGTGAAAGCGGGCGCGATGGGATACGTGCTCAAGGACGGGCCGCTGGATGATACGCTGGCGGCGATCCGAGCCGTCGCGCGGGGCGAGGCGCTGCTCCACCCGTCCATCGCGGCGCGCGTCCTGTCCGAGTTCAATCGGATCCGAACCGCGCCGGAGCCCGACAGCCGGTTCACCGAGCTGACCGAACGCGAGCTGGAAGTTTTAAAAACGCTTGCGACCGGGAAACGCAATAAAGAGATCGCCGATTCGCTATTCATCGCGGAAAAGACGGTCAAAAACCATGTCAGCGCCATACTCTGGAAGCTGCAAGTCAACACCCGCGCGGAAGCGGCGCTGCTCGCGGCCCGGCAAGGCTTCGCTTAA
- a CDS encoding response regulator, with product MQKILVVDDEAPIVDAISYNLSKEGFAVVTAFDADECLARIASEQPDLIVLDVMLPSGSGLDICQRLHRDGSTIPVILLTARAAETDCLRGFEAGADDYVVKPFRMRELMARVHAHLRRANTEPAADILKPVDEVLQFDWEQSSIQINSDRREVKRDGAPIPLSRKEFDLLTLMAMNRGRVFDRQTLLARVWGEDCYVDDRTVDVHIRWLREKLERTPARPEMLLTVRGVGYKFQG from the coding sequence ATGCAAAAAATTCTGGTCGTTGATGATGAAGCCCCGATCGTCGACGCCATCTCCTATAATCTTTCCAAAGAAGGCTTCGCGGTCGTCACGGCGTTCGACGCCGATGAATGTCTCGCGCGGATCGCTTCCGAGCAGCCGGACTTGATCGTTCTGGATGTGATGCTCCCGTCGGGGAGCGGCCTGGATATCTGCCAGCGCCTGCACCGCGATGGATCCACGATCCCGGTGATTCTGCTCACCGCCCGCGCCGCCGAAACCGACTGTCTGCGCGGATTCGAAGCCGGCGCCGACGATTACGTCGTCAAACCCTTCCGAATGCGCGAACTGATGGCCCGGGTCCACGCCCATCTGCGGCGCGCCAACACCGAGCCCGCCGCCGATATCCTCAAGCCCGTGGACGAAGTCCTGCAATTCGATTGGGAGCAATCCTCGATCCAGATCAACAGCGACCGCCGCGAAGTCAAGCGAGACGGCGCGCCGATTCCCCTCTCCCGCAAAGAATTCGACCTGCTCACTCTGATGGCGATGAACCGCGGCCGCGTCTTTGACCGCCAAACCCTGCTGGCCCGCGTTTGGGGCGAAGATTGCTACGTGGACGACCGCACCGTGGATGTGCATATCCGCTGGCTGCGCGAAAAGCTGGAGCGCACCCCCGCCCGTCCGGAAATGCTGCTGACGGTTCGCGGAGTCGGCTACAAATTCCAAGGATAG
- the lpdA gene encoding dihydrolipoyl dehydrogenase encodes MAQYDVDVIVIGGGPGGYPAAIKAAQLGGKVVCIDFDKAGGTCLNWGCIPTKTIIGSVAALDQAKHAADFGLTLGEVGYDFGKVMARKDKVVTTLVGGVEFLLKKNKVRFIGGKGKLLDAHTVEVTAHDGTVEKITTASIILATGSVPAALPIPGLDQGGADSDVFIDNREARKRRGEGKLGGTAVWTSNEAVSATELPKRLAVMGSGAVGTEFAYAYRGLGAEVTLIELMPTILPTIDPEISGELHKLLTKSGIKVMTSTKVVAVDVAGRKLKYISEKDGDGELEFDKLLVAVGRAPYTNGLGLENAGIAMDRRKIISDSFLRTNVPNIYAIGDAAGGGLAHVATREGEVAAENAMGHNVEMDRRAIPACVYTEPEIAVTGLTEKEAREQGYDVKVGKFTFKALGKAMAINENVGLVKIVTDAKYGEILGAHIVGPHATDLIHEVCVSIKLESTIEELMHTIHGHPTLSEAVMEAAQDVKGESVHK; translated from the coding sequence ATGGCGCAGTATGATGTCGATGTGATTGTGATTGGCGGCGGCCCCGGCGGATACCCCGCCGCGATTAAGGCCGCGCAGCTGGGCGGGAAGGTCGTTTGTATCGATTTCGATAAGGCGGGCGGCACCTGTCTGAACTGGGGATGTATCCCGACGAAGACGATCATCGGCTCCGTCGCCGCGCTGGATCAGGCCAAGCATGCGGCCGACTTCGGCCTGACCCTCGGCGAGGTCGGCTACGACTTCGGCAAAGTCATGGCGCGCAAGGATAAAGTCGTCACCACGCTCGTGGGCGGCGTCGAGTTTCTGCTGAAAAAGAACAAGGTCCGATTTATCGGCGGCAAGGGCAAGCTGCTGGACGCGCATACGGTCGAAGTGACGGCGCACGACGGTACGGTGGAGAAGATCACCACGGCGTCGATCATTCTCGCCACGGGCAGCGTTCCCGCCGCTCTGCCGATCCCCGGCCTGGACCAGGGCGGCGCCGACTCGGATGTCTTTATCGATAACCGGGAAGCGCGCAAGCGCCGCGGCGAAGGCAAGCTGGGCGGCACTGCGGTCTGGACCAGCAACGAAGCCGTTTCGGCGACCGAGCTTCCGAAGCGTCTGGCGGTCATGGGCAGCGGCGCCGTCGGAACCGAGTTCGCTTACGCGTATCGCGGTCTGGGCGCGGAAGTTACGCTGATCGAGCTGATGCCGACCATTCTGCCGACCATCGACCCGGAGATCTCGGGCGAATTGCACAAACTGCTGACGAAGTCCGGCATCAAGGTCATGACCAGCACCAAGGTCGTGGCGGTGGATGTCGCAGGCCGCAAGCTGAAGTATATCAGCGAAAAGGACGGCGACGGCGAGCTGGAGTTCGATAAGCTGCTGGTGGCCGTGGGCCGCGCGCCCTACACCAACGGTCTGGGCCTGGAGAACGCCGGTATCGCGATGGACCGCCGCAAGATCATCTCGGATTCGTTCCTGCGCACCAACGTTCCGAACATCTACGCGATCGGCGACGCCGCCGGCGGCGGCCTCGCGCACGTCGCGACCCGCGAAGGTGAAGTCGCGGCTGAGAACGCGATGGGACACAATGTCGAGATGGACCGCCGCGCCATCCCCGCCTGCGTCTACACGGAGCCGGAGATCGCCGTGACGGGCCTCACCGAGAAGGAAGCGCGCGAACAGGGCTACGACGTCAAGGTCGGTAAGTTCACCTTCAAGGCGCTCGGCAAGGCGATGGCGATCAACGAGAACGTCGGTCTGGTCAAGATCGTCACCGACGCCAAGTACGGCGAGATCCTCGGCGCGCACATCGTCGGCCCGCACGCCACGGACCTGATCCACGAAGTCTGCGTGTCGATCAAGCTGGAATCGACGATTGAAGAACTGATGCACACCATCCACGGCCACCCGACGCTGTCGGAAGCGGTCATGGAAGCGGCCCAGGACGTCAAGGGCGAAAGCGTCCACAAGTAA
- a CDS encoding RNA recognition motif domain-containing protein has product MATKLYVGNLSYGMTDQQLNDLFAEAGNVSSAQVVTDRYTGQSRGFGFVEMASEDEAQQAIAAINGRSVDGRALVVNESRPREDRGGGGGGNRGGGGYGGGNRGGGGGYGGGGGYGGGGGNRGGGGGYGGGSSDRW; this is encoded by the coding sequence ATGGCAACCAAACTTTACGTTGGCAATTTGAGCTACGGCATGACCGATCAGCAGCTCAACGACCTTTTCGCCGAGGCGGGTAACGTCTCCAGCGCGCAGGTCGTTACCGACCGATACACCGGTCAGTCCCGCGGCTTCGGCTTCGTCGAAATGGCGTCCGAAGATGAAGCGCAGCAGGCGATTGCGGCCATCAACGGCCGCAGCGTCGATGGGCGCGCTCTTGTCGTCAACGAGTCGCGACCGCGCGAAGATCGTGGCGGCGGCGGTGGCGGCAACCGCGGTGGCGGTGGTTACGGCGGCGGCAATCGCGGCGGTGGCGGCGGCTACGGTGGTGGCGGCGGCTACGGCGGCGGTGGCGGCAACCGCGGCGGTGGCGGCGGCTACGGCGGCGGAAGCAGCGACCGCTGGTAA
- a CDS encoding helix-turn-helix domain-containing protein has product MDTKTKDTGKTKDAIKQLQAEMRALQAALTASREAPTAAAPEPAARREKGDGVVAYSVSYRTPGEGETKVKNVSESVTSAQIARVSDERVATIGDAVSSAPKVSLLRALLGKEGESAAVLGEIASLSTGSLYHHLRDLMHAGLINQTARNRYALTDHGNRVLLVLLALAVAP; this is encoded by the coding sequence ATGGACACAAAAACAAAGGATACGGGGAAAACAAAGGATGCTATCAAGCAGCTCCAGGCCGAAATGCGCGCGCTCCAGGCGGCGCTGACCGCATCGCGAGAAGCGCCGACCGCCGCCGCGCCGGAGCCGGCCGCGCGGCGCGAGAAAGGCGACGGCGTGGTGGCCTACTCGGTGTCGTACCGGACGCCGGGCGAAGGCGAAACCAAGGTGAAAAACGTTTCGGAATCGGTCACATCGGCGCAGATCGCGCGCGTTTCCGACGAGCGCGTGGCGACGATCGGCGATGCGGTCTCGTCGGCGCCGAAAGTCAGCCTGCTGCGCGCTCTGCTGGGCAAGGAAGGCGAAAGCGCCGCCGTGCTGGGTGAGATCGCCAGTCTGAGCACGGGCAGTCTCTATCACCATCTGCGCGATCTGATGCACGCCGGCCTGATCAATCAAACGGCGCGCAACCGGTATGCGCTCACGGACCATGGAAACCGGGTGCTGCTCGTGCTGCTGGCGCTCGCCGTCGCGCCTTAG
- the trxA gene encoding thioredoxin produces MSSAAAVTTADFDKEVLQSEVPVLVDFWAVWCGPCRAIAPAVDAVAAEYEGKAKVLKLNVDDSPDIAGRYGVQSIPTLIIFKGGQKVGELVGGQNTKQTIGAALSQHI; encoded by the coding sequence ATGAGTTCCGCCGCCGCCGTCACTACGGCTGATTTCGACAAAGAAGTACTGCAGTCCGAGGTTCCCGTCCTGGTGGACTTCTGGGCCGTTTGGTGTGGTCCGTGCCGCGCGATCGCTCCCGCCGTGGACGCCGTCGCGGCTGAGTACGAGGGCAAAGCGAAGGTTCTGAAGCTCAATGTGGACGACAGCCCCGACATTGCCGGACGCTACGGCGTCCAGAGCATCCCGACGCTGATCATCTTCAAGGGTGGCCAGAAGGTTGGCGAGCTCGTCGGCGGCCAGAACACCAAGCAGACGATTGGCGCTGCACTGTCGCAGCACATCTAA